A stretch of the Gemmatirosa kalamazoonensis genome encodes the following:
- the cysC gene encoding adenylyl-sulfate kinase, translating to MFYETHWRSIIKAVSWRIMGTVATALLVFIFTRKLALSLWVGALEFTSKIGLYWLHERVWDRLRFGKKEVRPAVIWFTGLSGAGKSTIADKVYRALQERGLRVERLDGDSVRDIFPATGFTRPERDQHVRRIGFLASKLEQNGVTVVASFVSPYEESRQFVRGLCGRFVEVHVATPLAECEKRDVKGLYAKARRGEITNFTGIDDPYEEPTRPELRLDTAALSLDESTLRVLQYLDKQVLRVS from the coding sequence ATGTTCTACGAGACGCACTGGCGATCGATCATCAAGGCGGTCTCCTGGCGCATCATGGGGACGGTGGCGACGGCGCTGCTCGTCTTCATCTTCACGCGCAAGCTCGCGTTGTCGCTGTGGGTCGGCGCGCTGGAGTTCACGTCGAAGATCGGCCTGTACTGGCTGCACGAGCGCGTGTGGGACCGCCTGCGCTTCGGCAAGAAGGAGGTGCGGCCGGCGGTGATCTGGTTCACCGGCCTCTCCGGCGCGGGCAAGAGCACCATCGCCGACAAGGTGTACCGCGCGCTGCAGGAGCGCGGCCTCCGCGTCGAGCGGCTCGACGGCGACAGCGTGCGCGACATCTTCCCGGCGACGGGGTTCACGCGCCCCGAGCGCGACCAGCACGTGCGCCGCATCGGGTTCCTCGCGAGCAAGCTCGAACAGAACGGCGTCACGGTCGTCGCGTCGTTCGTCTCGCCGTACGAGGAGTCGCGGCAGTTCGTGCGCGGGCTGTGCGGCCGCTTCGTGGAGGTGCACGTCGCGACGCCGCTCGCCGAGTGCGAGAAGCGCGACGTGAAGGGGCTGTACGCGAAGGCGCGCCGCGGCGAGATCACGAACTTCACCGGCATCGACGATCCGTACGAGGAGCCGACGCGCCCCGAGCTGCGGCTCGACACCGCCGCGCTGTCGCTCGACGAGTCGACGCTGCGCGTGCTGCAGTACCTGGACAAGCAAGTGCTGAGGGTGAGCTGA
- the cysQ gene encoding 3'(2'),5'-bisphosphate nucleotidase CysQ gives MAEAGSLSAPSARSASTLTEPDALAGARDGALISDESLARLVRIARHAGAAIMPYYRIDSGARAKSDGSPLTLADEAAHHVIVDALRAWTPDVPVVSEEGEIPDASVRQSWRRFWLVDPLDGTKEFLHRNGDFTVNVALVEDGEPVLGVVYAPAIDRCWYAGKSLGAWVEAPDAPPTRVHSTPPAEGAPLVVVESRSHPSEALERWLATVPVARRVPAGSSLKFCLVAEGTADVYPRFGPTMEWDVAAGDCVFRESGIDGPRRSPLTYNKPDLRNGDFVVGL, from the coding sequence ATGGCTGAAGCCGGGAGCCTATCCGCGCCATCCGCGCGATCCGCGTCCACTCTCACGGAGCCCGACGCGCTCGCGGGGGCCCGCGACGGCGCGCTGATCTCCGACGAATCGCTCGCCCGACTCGTGCGCATCGCCCGCCACGCCGGCGCCGCGATCATGCCGTACTATCGAATCGACAGCGGCGCGCGCGCGAAGAGCGACGGCAGCCCGCTCACGCTCGCCGACGAGGCGGCGCACCACGTGATCGTCGACGCGCTGCGCGCGTGGACACCGGACGTGCCGGTCGTCTCCGAGGAAGGCGAGATCCCCGACGCGTCGGTGAGGCAGTCGTGGCGCCGCTTCTGGCTCGTCGACCCGCTCGACGGCACGAAGGAGTTCCTGCACCGGAACGGCGACTTCACGGTGAACGTCGCGCTCGTCGAGGACGGCGAGCCGGTGCTCGGCGTCGTCTACGCGCCGGCGATCGACCGGTGCTGGTACGCGGGCAAGTCGTTAGGCGCGTGGGTCGAGGCGCCCGACGCGCCGCCGACGCGCGTCCACTCGACGCCGCCGGCCGAGGGCGCGCCGCTCGTCGTGGTGGAGAGCCGGTCGCACCCGTCGGAGGCCCTCGAGCGGTGGCTCGCGACGGTGCCGGTGGCGCGCCGCGTGCCCGCGGGCAGCTCGCTCAAGTTCTGCCTCGTGGCCGAAGGGACGGCGGACGTGTATCCGCGCTTCGGGCCGACGATGGAGTGGGACGTCGCCGCCGGCGACTGCGTGTTCCGCGAGTCGGGCATCGACGGACCACGGCGCTCGCCGCTCACCTACAACAAGCCGGATCTGCGGAACGGCGACTTCGTCGTGGGGCTGTGA
- the cysD gene encoding sulfate adenylyltransferase subunit CysD has product MTDHLDRLEAQSVYILREAYASFRSLCMLWSIGKDSTVMLWLARKAFYGHVPFPLVHIDTSYKIPEMIQYRDRLTAEWRLNMIVGQNREALAAKQTFPDGAIDRINCCRLLKTEALKNTLSGAWPRQRFNHDLGAYEPDPNPEPFTGVIAGVRADEEGSRSKERYFSPRTVRSQWNVGDQPPEFWNQFNTDFPPGTHVRIHPLLDWTELNVWEYIERERIPTVSLYYDQGEGQRYRSLGCGPCTLPVASDAQTVSEIIVELRSGRYANVAERSGRAQDKDDGGGLETLRREGYM; this is encoded by the coding sequence ATGACGGACCATCTCGACCGCCTGGAGGCGCAGAGCGTCTACATCCTGCGCGAGGCGTACGCGTCGTTCCGCAGCCTGTGCATGCTGTGGTCGATCGGGAAGGACAGCACGGTGATGCTGTGGCTCGCGCGGAAGGCGTTCTACGGCCACGTGCCGTTCCCGCTCGTGCACATCGACACGTCGTACAAGATCCCGGAGATGATCCAGTACCGCGACCGCCTCACGGCGGAGTGGCGGCTGAACATGATCGTCGGGCAGAACCGCGAGGCGCTCGCCGCGAAGCAGACCTTCCCCGACGGCGCGATCGATCGCATCAACTGCTGCCGGCTGCTGAAGACCGAGGCGCTGAAGAACACGCTGAGCGGCGCGTGGCCGCGGCAGCGGTTCAACCACGACCTCGGCGCGTACGAGCCGGACCCGAACCCCGAGCCGTTCACCGGCGTCATCGCCGGCGTGCGCGCCGACGAGGAGGGGAGCCGCTCGAAGGAGCGCTACTTCTCGCCGCGCACGGTGCGCTCGCAGTGGAACGTCGGCGACCAGCCGCCCGAGTTCTGGAACCAGTTCAACACCGACTTCCCGCCCGGGACGCACGTCCGCATCCATCCGCTGCTCGACTGGACGGAGCTGAACGTGTGGGAGTACATCGAGCGCGAGCGCATCCCGACCGTGTCGCTGTACTACGACCAGGGCGAGGGGCAGCGCTATCGCTCGTTGGGCTGCGGCCCGTGCACGCTGCCGGTCGCGTCGGACGCGCAGACGGTGTCCGAGATCATCGTGGAGCTGCGCTCGGGCCGCTACGCGAACGTGGCTGAGCGCTCGGGACGCGCGCAGGACAAGGACGACGGCGGCGGGCTCGAGACGCTCCGGCGCGAAGGGTACATGTAA